The sequence AGCAGGATCCCTTTCAGCAACCAGGACTCTGAGTTCATATCGACTATGGCTCCAACACTTCCAAACATGGCAGTGCAGAGCAAAAACTGCAGAAACACCTGGAAAAATATAAACGGGAACATGTTAGACGAATATTTTCTAGAGGTTACCGTAGATTTTTGTGACCAGTTTTATGTTCAAAATCTGAGATGCGTGGCTGTTTAGCATCTGTATACCCTGTATCTGTTAATGATTCGTAAGCAGCGGGAGTTGGAGCGAATCCTCTCCTGTTTGATGTGGTTGAGCATGTGGATGAGCAGCGGGCTGTGAACCTGGTGAGCCAGGTCGATGGGTGTGTGGCCCTGAGGAGGAAATATTAACCACACCATGAATACCTGCATCGTTATTTATTCAATTCAAACTGTGTCTTACTAAATACACAATACAGCTGCTGCAGAAAGATTAGATAAACAAAACGAACAGAAGAAAGAGTTGTCTATCCACtctgactgtaaaaaaaaaaaaaaatcaacattttgcaaGGAGGTGCAAAAGACAGTATGTTCACAGTTGATATCAGATTCTTGTGTCCAGAATTTCTTAGATCATTTAGCACagagatgagtgtgtgtttttatgtgtgcgGTTTAGGTTTTGTGAGGCTCACATTAATATTTTCTGCGTCCACACTGGCCCCAGCCTCCAGCAGGATGTGGGTAGCGTCTACATTTCCTGCCAGCACAGCGCAGTGCAGCGGAGTATTCCTGTTCACTTTGTCCACAGCGCTCACAGAAGCGTTATTCTTGATTAAGAAGTTAGTGGGTTCAGGcctgagacagaaaaaacaataagtGATATTTACTTTACAGACTAATGTCAAGAGGTTGTGAATTAACTTCAAGTTTGGATTGAAATATTTAACCGAATCTACAGACAAAGATTTATACTGTCATGACATGTAAAAGATgtggaaaaacaacatgtaCAGGATACTTTCAGATTCAGGCctattgaaaatgtaaaaatccgAACAGACTCGACCTCCATTCAGAGTCAAATTCAATTATATTTTaggtatttatatatttagttgaACCCAGAGAGGCATAGAGCATATCTGTGCAGGAGAAAGATGTTTACCCAATAATCTTCTGGGCTGCTAACATCAGTGGCGTCTGTCCGTTGCAGTCGGGTCCATCGACTTCCTGGAAGCGAAGAGACAAAATGAAGATTACTAACCAGGAAAATCAaatcagaacaaaaacagactCACACCGagtgaaaatgaatttaactgttgaaacagaagagagagagaagataagggagggggggggggaggggctTTGCGGGTGGTCTGACCTGTCCCTTTGCCATAAGATAAGCTGCTATGGCCATGTGCTGGAAGAGGATGGCGAGGTGGAGAGCACGATAACCTTCTCCGTCTGCGATGGAGGGATCTGCTCCGTATCTCATCAGCTGGATCACCATGGGGAGGTGGCCCTGCCTGTTCACGGACAAAAAACCACCAACAGCTTTAAAGAGGAAGTAACTGAAAAGTCTCAAAACAAAGTCAACGTGTCATCACCAACAAATGAGGCAGAAAGAAATTCACTCAATAGTCTCATTTTAATCTGTATAGTTGTGAAACTGCCCCCAAAGCAGCCCAGCACTGCATCCTAGATTCCTAAAtctgtttcaaaataaaagcagtttttgttttcaacatatttttttcagttaacaGACATaaccaatattttttaaaagatctgGAACTGTAAAAGCGTAGCAGTCAATCCCCTCCAGGTCATACAGTTACCTTATGGCCCAATGAAGAGGAGTAGAGTTCAGGTCTCCTCCAAGCTGGTCGACTATCGCCCCTTTGGAAAGGAAATACCTGTcagaaaacagcaggaaaaataataaagatcAAGCCAGTGTTAAAACACAAGCTAGTGTTAAGAGTTTTGTTGATGCTCATGACtttgtgtttcatctctctAACGATAAATAACAATATACATGAAGTCCAAGAGGAAGAGCTGATTGTGCTGAagctctgtttgtgttgtgatgttCAACTGAGAAGATTCACAAACAGACTTCTTCATATTTACTTTAGTTTGCAAACTAAACAACTTGGCTGGATTTGAACTCTGATTTAAAGTAACGTTACAGTTGTAtgattgtgttgtgtgtgtcacTGCACTTTGGCATCTACTACTAATATTATAATCATATATTACATCATATCTTATGTAATAAACAACTACATTTTTACCGATCACATCCAAAGAATCACCCTCAGATATGAGTAAAACATAAAGTGTTTCCATGCTGCACAGCTGAGATGTCAGGGATTGTGAGACAGAAGTGACAGTGTATCTGCAGCTCTTACTTGACCAGCTCAGAGCGGTTGTTGATGGCGGCCCAGTGTAGCAACGTGACGTTCTCTTTGTCCGGCTGCCTGACGTCGTATCCTGCTTCCACCAGCTCCTTACAGCGCTCCAGGATACCAAACCTGAGACCATCACACACGCGTTATAGTAATAATGCTTCATATCTCACAGggcttcaaaatgtcaaacacagaaaataatgcaCCTCCGTGACActgaatgaaacattttttttccactttcaacTGTGTGTTAAATTAGTAAAACAGGTTTAATTTAATCCTGATTTCAGACTGTGTGAAAATAAGCTCACTGGGTTTCCGCTCCACCGAGCAGGTGTGATTAATGAAACGACAGAAAGGAGCGGCTCTGCGgattattcttttcttttctccttcctgCTTTACATTAAGAGCGACCTTCGCCCTGCTGCACCTCGACTCGCTGCTCGGTTAGTAAAAGCAGCTGACGCATCAGTCGTCTATGAATCTCAACTACTGCACACTGACGGGTTTatgcagcttttattttttaaatctgtgtgtttctttttaaactggTTTGAAACCGGACATAAAATGAATCATCACATATCTTTTGACTGTTAAGGAAACAAAAGTGCTATTAAAGCATTTGTGCAATCCTTGAGTTCTGTTGTGCAATTCCTGTGCAAATATATTGATCAAATACTTGTCAGTATCAGAAATTCTCCCTGTAGGGATAAGGAGCAGACTAGCTGATACTACAGCAACTCAAATCTGCTGCTTTACCTTCTTTGCCAATAGCGGCATCACATGAAAAGGAGAATTTCCTGCAGCTGACGTCTCACCACTTACTGTGTTGCCTTGACGATGTCCCAGCTGCTGCTGTCGTCCATGTGGGACCGTTTCTTCGGCTGCTGGGTGAGTTCCATCACCTGATCGGCGTTTTTGCCGAACTGTCCGTGAAAGGACGGCATGAAAGGGGGCGCCATCCCGCCGAAGGCCGCCGCTCTGGGCCCGTGACTGTGAGAATGACCCGCATGTCCGTGGTGACAGCTGTCATGCATGTGGCTGTGACTCTGTAACACGAGGAAAACATTCGGTTCAAAAATAGTCCGTGtggaaaaactaaaaactggCAGCGAACGGTGGCTTTTTACTGGTTTGAGTGAGTCCTGCTGGGGCCTCGAAGGGAGAATTTAAAGGATGGCATGATGGAGACACCTGCACAGATGGAGGATTAAGATGCTGACCAATCACaactaaagctgcaacgataaatcaattaatctattagtcgattgacagaaaaataatcagcaataTGGTtgccaaaaatgccaaatatttgctggtttcagattctcaaatatgatgatttaaagatttttttttaatcatacatgatagtaaactgaatatctttgagttttggactgttgcttGGAAGAAACAACATATGAAGATGTCATCTTTGactcaagaaaataatttgcagattaatcaatgatgaaaataatcaattagtcgCAGCCCCGACCACATCGTCCCCAGCTCGAGTCCGGCTGGGGAACTTTTTTTTGCATGCCATCGTCTCATCcttctctcctcatctcctATCAGATCTCCATGTCTCCTGTTCATTAAAGGCTAAAATCCCCCCAAAATACAACCAGATGGCCAGCGGTTTGCAAAGATTCAGTTAAAGAATactttccagaaaaaaaaatacatgtttatcATTATCTAATCTAGGgctgtaattaaaaatgaaataaataaatctattatTATTCAGAATGTGAATCTGTTTATCAGCAAAATATGCAAGCACACTAAGAATGTGTCTCAGCGTTTGCTCCCGAGAAATTTGTTTCAGCACTAACATGAGTCTGTCAAAGCTTCACTGATGTCTGAGAATCAATCAAGTGAGTCGGCGGCttcatcttgttttcttttcataaaaaaaaacatattaaatgtcCATCGGGTTTCTTCAAACAGCTGGTACTACATTAACAAACTATTCTGCAGCAAAATAGTGGACgattgtgtttactgtttgtgAAGTGTCACTGTGGAAAATAGATGttaataagataaataatgagcTTAATAATGATCTACAGTGCAAACATTCAGCTACAAAAATATGAGTTATTGTGCACGAGCTATTACATTTGTCAATATGATGACATATACTGTGAGATTTTTCACTTTAGTGTCTCTACATGTGTTAGATGATGGTGGGAAATGTGACAAATCACTGATCTTTAGGGCAATATCGgattttaaatacaatttttgcATCAGTGATGAAGTACTTTGATTTGATCAAGTGTTTAATTTGCTGGATTAACCAAGAACAGACACTGTCTCTCAAACAGACTCTCCAGAAAATGTACCATGTGACAATATATCCATAGTATCATGTTAGTCAGTCACAACtaatggaaaagaaagaaaattaacctgcaaacattttgatgattaatttattgtttaagtcatttattcaagcaaaaatgtccaATATctgatggttccagcttcttcatTTGTCAGGATCTGCTGATTGTGTTTGTGCTATGAGCTACCATCCAATCATCTACAGACCATTTCCCCCCACACTTTACCCCACACATCAACAACTCCTTGCTTACTTGCTGCTCAAAAACCTACACTCAACCCAGCCCAGGTTGAAAACCACAGACTGGTTTCACTTCTGCCCGTCCTATTAAAAATACTTGAGCGCACCATCCTTTCTGAGAACAACCAGTACGATCCGAATCAGTGTGGCTTTAAGCGGGGTCGCTCTACTGAAACTGCACTACTGTCGGTAACAGAATCACTGCGTTCATCTAGAGCTGTTGATCAGTCCTCAGCTCCGTTGCTACTAGATCTGTGTAACTTTGAAACCATCCTCGGGAGCAGGTAGAGGTGTCAGGTAGAGGTGTCAGGAAACAGAGGTGTCAGGGATTTCTGTTCCCCCATTGCACCCTGGGTCCCTTCCCACATCCTGCTAGCAGATCACTAGACACAACGCAGTCGGCCTGTAAGTCGCACAGCCTCGACGGTTTAACACAGGACGTCAGTGTGAAACCCGGAACGGATGTTGTGGTTCTTAGCTTGCACTTTGACATTATTACAAGTCAGATTAATTCTGCAATTCATATTTACCAAGAGGttacattttcactttcagactcaattactttgttgtttgtttatttataatcCAAACCTGGTAAGAGATTTATATGAAATTTGGGGACAAATTTAGATCatgaatgattgattgatggggtatttttgaacattttcactatttactcatggttattaaattaaaaaaaacctgtctcATGATTGTTaatctctgtgtgtattttgatgcAGAGCCAGACGcagattgaaacattttgaaatagctaattaagctaattaATAGCTTTGGCAGTATCCACTCTGTGCTTTCTATGAGggtaaatttgtattttttcaaaaCTTACATTCACTATGTTTGTATGTCTTACCTTATTCTAGTCAAAAATATAGTATATTTCATACCAGTGTTTATAGGTTAGTGCTTACCTGCTGTTACTCTG comes from Thunnus maccoyii chromosome 1, fThuMac1.1, whole genome shotgun sequence and encodes:
- the zdhhc13 gene encoding putative palmitoyltransferase ZDHHC13, with protein sequence MDWSEDGNSHSHMHDSCHHGHAGHSHSHGPRAAAFGGMAPPFMPSFHGQFGKNADQVMELTQQPKKRSHMDDSSSWDIVKATQFGILERCKELVEAGYDVRQPDKENVTLLHWAAINNRSELVKYFLSKGAIVDQLGGDLNSTPLHWAIRQGHLPMVIQLMRYGADPSIADGEGYRALHLAILFQHMAIAAYLMAKGQEVDGPDCNGQTPLMLAAQKIIGPEPTNFLIKNNASVSAVDKVNRNTPLHCAVLAGNVDATHILLEAGASVDAENINGHTPIDLAHQVHSPLLIHMLNHIKQERIRSNSRCLRIINRYRVFLQFLLCTAMFGSVGAIVDMNSESWLLKGILLACVIGASNLASRNFPSPAFQSLIPASALIASVFWMLVTWCLWFLPDGHSATVQVLFTLNATALLYYYLRTCRTDPGFVKATEEEKKMNVLVLAEAGCLDPRIFCTSCMIKKPMRTSHCFACDACVAKQDHHSVWTNGCIGARNHHFFVLFLLSLLLMGAWMFYGCLVYWSIRGVLRYEEKGLLGVVSGLINCSPWLLSVFLMAFYHTCWSGLILLLQLYQIAFLGLTTAERTSLTNHQRKLRQSVSLRQNPYNLGVVRNLVSFFHLRCCGLFKPAVIDWTQQFPPGRDQHMFGHTDMV